A window of Primulina huaijiensis isolate GDHJ02 chromosome 9, ASM1229523v2, whole genome shotgun sequence contains these coding sequences:
- the LOC140984259 gene encoding protein TOPLESS-RELATED PROTEIN 2-like isoform X1, which yields MSSLSRELVFLILQFLDEEKFKETVHKLEQESGFFFNMKYFEDQVQAGEWEEVERYLSGFTKVEDNRYSMKIFFEIRKQKYLEALDRQDRAKAVEILVRDLKVFASFNEDLFKEITQLLTLDNFRQNEQLSKYGDSKSARNIMLIELKKLIEANPLFRDKLTFPSFKASRLRTLINQSLNWQHQLCKNPRPNPDIKTLFSDHTCASSNGTRGPPPANNPLAGPIPKPGVFPPLGGHGPFQPVVSPSPSAIAGWMSNANLSVAHAVAAAPPGLVQAPSSAAFLKHPRAPPGGHGMDYQTADSEHLMKRFRSGQPDEVSFSGSSHPSNIYSPDDLPKTVVRNLNQGSNVMSMDFHPQQQTVLLVGTNVGDISIWEVGSRERLALKTFKVWDISACSMPFQTTLVKDATISVNRCVWGPDGSILGVAFSKHIVQIYTYNPAGELRQHLEIDAHIGGVNDIAFAHPNKQLCIVTCGDDKTIKVWDAVAGRRQYTFEGHEAPVYSVCPHYKENIQFIFSTAIDGKIKAWLYDSLGSRVDYDAPGLWCTTMAYSADGTRLFSCGTSKDGESHLVEWNESEGAIKRTYSGFRKRSLGVVQFDTTRNRFLAAGDEFQIKFWDMDNTNTLTCTDGDGGLPASPRLRFNKEGSLLAVTTSDNGIKILANSDGQRLLRMLETRVFDGPRGFSEAVNVKPAIAGSLGPIPNVSASISPILERTDRTQQPMSLGNMATVESSRAADVKPRILDTGDKVKSWKFPEIADSSQVKTLKLPDPLAASKVVRLLYTNSGLALLALATNAVHKLWKWPRNERNPSGKSSASSVPQLWQPSNGALMSNDISDVKTTEDSVSCIALSKNDSYVMSASGGKVSLFNMMTFKVMTTFMPPPPAATYLAFHPQDNNIIAIGMEDSTIQIYNVRVDEVKTKLKGHQKRISGLAFSQSLNILVSSGADAQLCVWSMDGWEKKKSRPIQAPPGHPSPLVGETRVQFHNNQSHLLVVHESQIAIYDAQLECSRSWYPRDTLSAGISSAIYSCDGMMIISGFCDGAVGLFDADSLSLRCQIAPTAYLSSSVSSNNIAFPVVIAAHPSDPNQFALGMSDGAVHVIEPSDAETKWGGSTPQDNGALPSIPSSSALNSQPSETPSR from the exons ATGTCGTCCTTGAGTCGAGAACTGGTTTTCTTAATACTGCAGTTCTTGGATGAAGAGAAGTTCAAGGAGACAGTGCATAA GTTGGAGCAAGAATCTGGTTTTTTCTTCAATATGAAGTATTTTGAGGACCAAGTTCAAGCAGGTGAATGGGAAGAAGTTGAGAGATATTTAAGTGGATTCACGAAAGTTGAGGATAATCGTTATTCaatgaaaattttctttgaaattaGAAAACAGAAGTATCTCGAAGCTCTTGATAG ACAAGATCGAGCAAAAGCTGTTGAGATTCTTGTGAGGGATCTCAAGGTCTTTGCGTCATTCAACGAAGATCTTTTTAAAGAGATCACTCAGTTATTGACCCTTGACAATTTTAG GCAGAACGAGCAGCTCTCCAAATATGGGGATTCAAAATCTGCAAGAAACATCATGCTGATTGAACTGAAAAAGCTAATAGAGGCTAACCCATTGTTTCGGGACAAGCTCACATTTCCTTCCTTTAAGGCTTCAAGATTAAGAACACTGATAAACCAAAG TCTTAACTGGCAACATCAGCTTTGCAAGAATCCACGTCCAAATCCGGATATTAAAACACTCTTTTCAGATCATACTTGTGCTTCAAGTAATGGCACACGTGGCCCCCCTCCTGCTAACAACCCTCTCGCTGGACCAATTCCTAAACCTGGTGTTTTTCCACCTCTTGGAGGCCATGGT CCTTTCCAACCAGTTGTTTCTCCTTCCCCAAGTGCTATTGCGGGCTGGATGTCAAATGCTAACCTGTCCGTTGCTCATGCTGTTGCAGCAGCACCTCCTGGTCTTGTTCAGGCACCTAGTTCTG CCGCATTTTTGAAACATCCGAGGGCTCCTCCAGGTGGTCATGGAATGGATTATCAGACAGCTGACTCTGAACATTTGATGAAACGCTTTCGGTCTGGGCAACCTGATGAG GTTTCGTTTTCTGGATCTTCTCATCCTTCAAACATATATTCACCGGATGACCTTCCCAAAACTGTTGTGCGGAACCTTAACCAAGGATCTAATGTCATGAGCATGGACTTCCATCCACAACAACAGACTGTTCTTCTAG TTGGAACAAATGTCGGTGATATTAGCATATGGGAAGTTGGGTCCCGAGAAAGGTTAGCACTTAAAACGTTTAAGGTTTGGGACATATCAGCTTGTTCAATGCCATTCCAA ACAACTTTGGTTAAAGATGCTACCATATCAGTCAATAGATGTGTATGGGGCCCAGATGGATCTATACTAG gTGTTGCTTTCTCCAAACACATTGTTCAGATATATACTTATAATCCAGCTGGAGAGTTGAGACAACACTTAGAA ATTGATGCTCATATTGGTGGTGTTAATGATATTGCCTTTGCACATCCCAATAAGCAGCTGTGCATAGTTACATGTGGGGATGACAAGACAATTAAG GTGTGGGATGCTGTTGCTGGTCGCAGGCAGTATACATTTGAAGGCCATGAAGCTCCTGTGTATTCTGTCTGTCCTCACTACAAAGAGAATATTCAG TTCATATTTTCTACTGCTATTGATGGGAAAATAAAGGCATGGCTTTATGATTCCTTGGGATCAAGAGTAGATTACGATGCCCCTGGACTTTGGTGCACAACAATGGCATATAGCGCTGATGGAACCAG ACTCTTCTCTTGTGGAACAAGCAAAGATGGTGAATCTCACCTCGTTGAGTGGAATGAGAGTGAAGGAGCTATCAAGAGAACATACTCTGGTTTTCGGAAGCGTTCTTTGGGTGTTGTGCAGTTTGACACAACAAGGAACCGTTTCTTAGCCGCGGGGGATGAATTTCAGATAAAATTTTGGGACATGGACAACACCAACACGCTTACTTGTACGGATGGCGATGGTGGACTGCCT GCAAGCCCTAGGTTAAGATTTAATAAGGAAGGCTCATTGCTGGCAGTTACAACAAGTGACAATGGAATTAAGATTTTGGCAAATAGTGATGGGCAACGCTTGTTGAGGATGCTCGAAACCAGAGTGTTTGACGGGCCTCGTGGTTTTTCAGAAGCAGTGAATGTgaaa CCTGCAATTGCTGGTTCGTTAGGTCCCATTCCTAATGTTTCTGCTTCAATATCGCCCATCCTGGAACGTACCGATAGAACTCAACAACCAATGTCCCTTGGCAATATG GCCACTGTAGAAAGTAGCAGGGCGGCTGATGTAAAACCACGGATTCTTGATACTGGTGACAAAGTTAAAAGTTGGAAGTTCCCAGAGATAGCTGATTCATCTCAGGTCAAGACTTTGAAGCTTCCTGATCCACTGGCTGCTAGCAAG GTTGTGCGGTTGCTGTACACGAATTCTGGTCTAGCTCTGCTTGCGCTGGCTACCAATGCTGTTCATAAGTTGTGGAAGTGGCCACGCAATGAGCGAAACCCATCTGGAAAG TCTTCTGCCTCTAGTGTGCCACAACTGTGGCAGCCTTCTAATGGGGCTCTCATGTCTAATGACATAAGTGATGTCAAAACTACAGAAGACTCAGTTTCCTGTATTGCCTTGTCAAAAAATGATTCTTATGTTATGTCAGCCTCAGGGGGGAAAGTCTCCTTGTTCAACATGATGACCTTTAAG GTCATGACGACATTCATGCCACCGCCTCCTGCAGCAACTTATCTTGCATTTCATCCCCAGGATAACAACATAATTGCTATTGGGATGGAAGACTCTACCATACAAATATACAATGTCCGGGTTGATGAG GTCAAAACCAAGCTGAAGGGTCACCAAAAACGAATTTCAGGGCTTGCATTTTCGCAGAGTTTGAACATATTGGTATCATCTGGAGCTGATGCACAG TTGTGTGTCTGGAGCATGGATGGATGGGAGAAGAAGAAATCACGGCCCATACAGGCGCCTCCTGGGCATCCCTCTCCTCTTGTCGGAGAAACGAGAGTTCAGTTCCACAATAATCAATCTCATCTTCTGGTTGTTCATGAAAGCCAAATCGCTATTTATGATGCTCAACTGGAATGTTCACGATCG TGGTACCCGAGGGACACTCTTTCTGCTGGTATTTCAAGTGCCATATACTCGTGCGACGGCATGATGATTATCTCTGGATTTTGTGATGGTGCTGTTGGACTCTTTGATGCGGACAGTTTAAGCCTTCGATGCCAGATAGCACCAACTGCTTACTTATCTTCATCAGTTTCCAG CAACAACATTGCCTTCCCAGTGGTTATAGCAGCTCATCCATCAGATCCGAATCAGTTTGCACTTGGCATGAGCGATGGTGCGGTTCATGTCATTGAACCTTCAGATGCAGAGACGAAGTGGGGTGGATCGACCCCTCAAGATAACGGGGCTTTACCTTCTATTCCTTCTAGTTCTGCTTTAAATAGCCAGCCATCTGAAACCCCGTCTAGGTGA
- the LOC140985026 gene encoding myb family transcription factor PHL11 isoform X1 has product MEGIYSCEGRGGGLRDSRPRLRWTPDLHDRFVDAVTRLGGPDKATPKSVLRVMGLKGLTLYHLKSHLQKYRLGQLQAKRQQVSEHDKEDNAETSHGYQNWHGASASTNSSSMTNDQGEIPIAEALKCQIGVQKILEEQLEVQKKLQIRIEAQGKYLQAILEKAERSLSADLNHPGSLESTKAQLSGFNLALSSFMRGIKENEGNGVVNDRSAQLNGVDGMVREPSYMGGRQEINDTTVKREGPSMDLELNTRRSSYDFIGMNE; this is encoded by the exons ATGGAGGGAATATACAGCTGCGAAGGCAGAGGTGGTGGACTAAGAGATTCAAGGCCACGGCTGCGATGGACTCCTGATTTGCATGATCGTTTTGTGGATGCTGTCACTAGGCTTGGTGGCCCTGACA AGGCAACTCCCAAATCAGTACTGAGGGTAATGGGATTGAAGGGCTTGACACTGTATCACTTAAAAAGCCATTTGCAG AAATATAGACTTGGACAGCTACAGGCAAAAAGACAGCAAGTTAGTGAACATGATAAAGAGGACAATG CAGAAACTTCTCATGGATATCAAAACTGGCATGGTGCGAGTGCAAGTACAAATTCATCAAGCATGACCAATGATCAGGG AGAAATTCCCATTGCTGAAGCACTAAAGTGCCAGATTGGAGTGCAGAAAATACTTGAAGAACAACTTGAG GTGCAGAAGAAACTGCAAATTAGAATTGAGGCTCAAGGGAAGTACTTGCAAGCCATACTAGAAAAAGCTGAGCGCAGCTTATCAGCCGACTTGAATCACCCTGGTAGTCTAGAGTCCACGAAAGCTCAACTTTCTGGTTTCAACTTAGCTCTATCAAGTTTCATGCGAGGCATTAAGGAAAATGAAGGAAATGGGGTTGTCAATGACAGATCAGCACAACTAAATGGAGTCGATGGAATGGTTCGTGAGCCAAGTTACATGGGAGGTAGACAAGAAATAAACGACACGACTGTTAAACGCGAAGGTCCATCCATGGATCTTGAGTTGAACACAAGAAGAAGTAGCTATGATTTTATTGGGATGAATGAATAG
- the LOC140984259 gene encoding protein TOPLESS-RELATED PROTEIN 2-like isoform X2, whose protein sequence is MSSLSRELVFLILQFLDEEKFKETVHKLEQESGFFFNMKYFEDQVQAGEWEEVERYLSGFTKVEDNRYSMKIFFEIRKQKYLEALDRQDRAKAVEILVRDLKVFASFNEDLFKEITQLLTLDNFRQNEQLSKYGDSKSARNIMLIELKKLIEANPLFRDKLTFPSFKASRLRTLINQSLNWQHQLCKNPRPNPDIKTLFSDHTCASSNGTRGPPPANNPLAGPIPKPGVFPPLGGHGPFQPVVSPSPSAIAGWMSNANLSVAHAVAAAPPGLVQAPSSAAFLKHPRAPPGGHGMDYQTADSEHLMKRFRSGQPDEVSFSGSSHPSNIYSPDDLPKTVVRNLNQGSNVMSMDFHPQQQTVLLVGTNVGDISIWEVGSRERLALKTFKVWDISACSMPFQTTLVKDATISVNRCVWGPDGSILGVAFSKHIVQIYTYNPAGELRQHLEIDAHIGGVNDIAFAHPNKQLCIVTCGDDKTIKVWDAVAGRRQYTFEGHEAPVYSVCPHYKENIQFIFSTAIDGKIKAWLYDSLGSRVDYDAPGLWCTTMAYSADGTRLFSCGTSKDGESHLVEWNESEGAIKRTYSGFRKRSLGVVQFDTTRNRFLAAGDEFQIKFWDMDNTNTLTCTDGDGGLPASPRLRFNKEGSLLAVTTSDNGIKILANSDGQRLLRMLETRVFDGPRGFSEAVNVKPAIAGSLGPIPNVSASISPILERTDRTQQPMSLGNMATVESSRAADVKPRILDTGDKVKSWKFPEIADSSQVKTLKLPDPLAASKVVRLLYTNSGLALLALATNAVHKLWKWPRNERNPSGKSSASSVPQLWQPSNGALMSNDISDVKTTEDSVSCIALSKNDSYVMSASGGKVSLFNMMTFKVMTTFMPPPPAATYLAFHPQDNNIIAIGMEDSTIQIYNVRVDEVKTKLKGHQKRISGLAFSQSLNILVSSGADAQLCVWSMDGWEKKKSRPIQAPPGHPSPLVGETRVQFHNNQSHLLVVHESQIAIYDAQLECSRSVFKLLVQCEISVFWEEKSNLVTPSCNIVGVMTMNSPPC, encoded by the exons ATGTCGTCCTTGAGTCGAGAACTGGTTTTCTTAATACTGCAGTTCTTGGATGAAGAGAAGTTCAAGGAGACAGTGCATAA GTTGGAGCAAGAATCTGGTTTTTTCTTCAATATGAAGTATTTTGAGGACCAAGTTCAAGCAGGTGAATGGGAAGAAGTTGAGAGATATTTAAGTGGATTCACGAAAGTTGAGGATAATCGTTATTCaatgaaaattttctttgaaattaGAAAACAGAAGTATCTCGAAGCTCTTGATAG ACAAGATCGAGCAAAAGCTGTTGAGATTCTTGTGAGGGATCTCAAGGTCTTTGCGTCATTCAACGAAGATCTTTTTAAAGAGATCACTCAGTTATTGACCCTTGACAATTTTAG GCAGAACGAGCAGCTCTCCAAATATGGGGATTCAAAATCTGCAAGAAACATCATGCTGATTGAACTGAAAAAGCTAATAGAGGCTAACCCATTGTTTCGGGACAAGCTCACATTTCCTTCCTTTAAGGCTTCAAGATTAAGAACACTGATAAACCAAAG TCTTAACTGGCAACATCAGCTTTGCAAGAATCCACGTCCAAATCCGGATATTAAAACACTCTTTTCAGATCATACTTGTGCTTCAAGTAATGGCACACGTGGCCCCCCTCCTGCTAACAACCCTCTCGCTGGACCAATTCCTAAACCTGGTGTTTTTCCACCTCTTGGAGGCCATGGT CCTTTCCAACCAGTTGTTTCTCCTTCCCCAAGTGCTATTGCGGGCTGGATGTCAAATGCTAACCTGTCCGTTGCTCATGCTGTTGCAGCAGCACCTCCTGGTCTTGTTCAGGCACCTAGTTCTG CCGCATTTTTGAAACATCCGAGGGCTCCTCCAGGTGGTCATGGAATGGATTATCAGACAGCTGACTCTGAACATTTGATGAAACGCTTTCGGTCTGGGCAACCTGATGAG GTTTCGTTTTCTGGATCTTCTCATCCTTCAAACATATATTCACCGGATGACCTTCCCAAAACTGTTGTGCGGAACCTTAACCAAGGATCTAATGTCATGAGCATGGACTTCCATCCACAACAACAGACTGTTCTTCTAG TTGGAACAAATGTCGGTGATATTAGCATATGGGAAGTTGGGTCCCGAGAAAGGTTAGCACTTAAAACGTTTAAGGTTTGGGACATATCAGCTTGTTCAATGCCATTCCAA ACAACTTTGGTTAAAGATGCTACCATATCAGTCAATAGATGTGTATGGGGCCCAGATGGATCTATACTAG gTGTTGCTTTCTCCAAACACATTGTTCAGATATATACTTATAATCCAGCTGGAGAGTTGAGACAACACTTAGAA ATTGATGCTCATATTGGTGGTGTTAATGATATTGCCTTTGCACATCCCAATAAGCAGCTGTGCATAGTTACATGTGGGGATGACAAGACAATTAAG GTGTGGGATGCTGTTGCTGGTCGCAGGCAGTATACATTTGAAGGCCATGAAGCTCCTGTGTATTCTGTCTGTCCTCACTACAAAGAGAATATTCAG TTCATATTTTCTACTGCTATTGATGGGAAAATAAAGGCATGGCTTTATGATTCCTTGGGATCAAGAGTAGATTACGATGCCCCTGGACTTTGGTGCACAACAATGGCATATAGCGCTGATGGAACCAG ACTCTTCTCTTGTGGAACAAGCAAAGATGGTGAATCTCACCTCGTTGAGTGGAATGAGAGTGAAGGAGCTATCAAGAGAACATACTCTGGTTTTCGGAAGCGTTCTTTGGGTGTTGTGCAGTTTGACACAACAAGGAACCGTTTCTTAGCCGCGGGGGATGAATTTCAGATAAAATTTTGGGACATGGACAACACCAACACGCTTACTTGTACGGATGGCGATGGTGGACTGCCT GCAAGCCCTAGGTTAAGATTTAATAAGGAAGGCTCATTGCTGGCAGTTACAACAAGTGACAATGGAATTAAGATTTTGGCAAATAGTGATGGGCAACGCTTGTTGAGGATGCTCGAAACCAGAGTGTTTGACGGGCCTCGTGGTTTTTCAGAAGCAGTGAATGTgaaa CCTGCAATTGCTGGTTCGTTAGGTCCCATTCCTAATGTTTCTGCTTCAATATCGCCCATCCTGGAACGTACCGATAGAACTCAACAACCAATGTCCCTTGGCAATATG GCCACTGTAGAAAGTAGCAGGGCGGCTGATGTAAAACCACGGATTCTTGATACTGGTGACAAAGTTAAAAGTTGGAAGTTCCCAGAGATAGCTGATTCATCTCAGGTCAAGACTTTGAAGCTTCCTGATCCACTGGCTGCTAGCAAG GTTGTGCGGTTGCTGTACACGAATTCTGGTCTAGCTCTGCTTGCGCTGGCTACCAATGCTGTTCATAAGTTGTGGAAGTGGCCACGCAATGAGCGAAACCCATCTGGAAAG TCTTCTGCCTCTAGTGTGCCACAACTGTGGCAGCCTTCTAATGGGGCTCTCATGTCTAATGACATAAGTGATGTCAAAACTACAGAAGACTCAGTTTCCTGTATTGCCTTGTCAAAAAATGATTCTTATGTTATGTCAGCCTCAGGGGGGAAAGTCTCCTTGTTCAACATGATGACCTTTAAG GTCATGACGACATTCATGCCACCGCCTCCTGCAGCAACTTATCTTGCATTTCATCCCCAGGATAACAACATAATTGCTATTGGGATGGAAGACTCTACCATACAAATATACAATGTCCGGGTTGATGAG GTCAAAACCAAGCTGAAGGGTCACCAAAAACGAATTTCAGGGCTTGCATTTTCGCAGAGTTTGAACATATTGGTATCATCTGGAGCTGATGCACAG TTGTGTGTCTGGAGCATGGATGGATGGGAGAAGAAGAAATCACGGCCCATACAGGCGCCTCCTGGGCATCCCTCTCCTCTTGTCGGAGAAACGAGAGTTCAGTTCCACAATAATCAATCTCATCTTCTGGTTGTTCATGAAAGCCAAATCGCTATTTATGATGCTCAACTGGAATGTTCACGATCG GTCTTCAAACTTCTTGTCCAATGTGAGATTTCAGTATTTTGGGAGGAAAAGAGTAATTTAGTCACTCCATCATGCAATATAGTTGGAGTTATGACCATGAATAGTCCTCCGTGTTAA
- the LOC140985026 gene encoding myb family transcription factor PHL11 isoform X2, producing the protein MEGIYSCEGRGGGLRDSRPRLRWTPDLHDRFVDAVTRLGGPDKATPKSVLRVMGLKGLTLYHLKSHLQKYRLGQLQAKRQQVSEHDKEDNETSHGYQNWHGASASTNSSSMTNDQGEIPIAEALKCQIGVQKILEEQLEVQKKLQIRIEAQGKYLQAILEKAERSLSADLNHPGSLESTKAQLSGFNLALSSFMRGIKENEGNGVVNDRSAQLNGVDGMVREPSYMGGRQEINDTTVKREGPSMDLELNTRRSSYDFIGMNE; encoded by the exons ATGGAGGGAATATACAGCTGCGAAGGCAGAGGTGGTGGACTAAGAGATTCAAGGCCACGGCTGCGATGGACTCCTGATTTGCATGATCGTTTTGTGGATGCTGTCACTAGGCTTGGTGGCCCTGACA AGGCAACTCCCAAATCAGTACTGAGGGTAATGGGATTGAAGGGCTTGACACTGTATCACTTAAAAAGCCATTTGCAG AAATATAGACTTGGACAGCTACAGGCAAAAAGACAGCAAGTTAGTGAACATGATAAAGAGGACAATG AAACTTCTCATGGATATCAAAACTGGCATGGTGCGAGTGCAAGTACAAATTCATCAAGCATGACCAATGATCAGGG AGAAATTCCCATTGCTGAAGCACTAAAGTGCCAGATTGGAGTGCAGAAAATACTTGAAGAACAACTTGAG GTGCAGAAGAAACTGCAAATTAGAATTGAGGCTCAAGGGAAGTACTTGCAAGCCATACTAGAAAAAGCTGAGCGCAGCTTATCAGCCGACTTGAATCACCCTGGTAGTCTAGAGTCCACGAAAGCTCAACTTTCTGGTTTCAACTTAGCTCTATCAAGTTTCATGCGAGGCATTAAGGAAAATGAAGGAAATGGGGTTGTCAATGACAGATCAGCACAACTAAATGGAGTCGATGGAATGGTTCGTGAGCCAAGTTACATGGGAGGTAGACAAGAAATAAACGACACGACTGTTAAACGCGAAGGTCCATCCATGGATCTTGAGTTGAACACAAGAAGAAGTAGCTATGATTTTATTGGGATGAATGAATAG
- the LOC140985376 gene encoding uncharacterized protein isoform X2 — MATALTCLLYKTTSRTFSRSLFQCRFKHSLVTALHSLLHLESYSRSGVNFRGRNFSTDASELITQDLNSSVAAALNLDSRIPATIITGFLGSGKTTLLNHILTSQHGKRIAVIENEFGEVDIDSSLVASHSSSNEDIIMVNNGCLCCTVRGDLVKMLVELVRKKRDKFDHIVIETTGLAKPGPVIETFCSDELLSQNVKLDGVVTLVDSVNAMKHLNEVKPRFVVNEAVEQIAYADRIILNKIDLASDADVEEVTRRIKHINGMAQIKLAKYGVVDMDFVLGVGGYDLDRIESEIKPDDSHCSHQHEHGHEHHHHHNHHIHDSAVSSVSIVSEGTLDLDYFDDWLERLVEEKGDDLYRMKGILSVTDSEQRYVFQAVHSIFDGCPGKDWEPDEKRINKLVFIGKNLDEAALRKGFKGCLV, encoded by the exons ATGGCTACTGCTCTTACATGTTTGCTCTACAAAACGACGTCCCGAACCTTCTCCCGCTCCCTATTCCAATGTCGTTTTAAGCATTCTTTGGTAACGGCTCTCCATTCTCTTCTTCACCTGGAATCCTACTCCCGATCTGGAGTAAATTTCCGTGGAAGAAACTTCTCCACCGATGCGTCTGAGCTCATCACCCAAGATCTGAATTCATCTGTCGCTGCTGCGTTGAATCTCGATAGTCGAATTCCTGCCACCATAATCACCGGTTTTCTGGGCTCTGGAAAG ACTACCCTTTTGAATCATATATTGACGTCTCAGCATGGTAAGCGGATTGCGGTGATTGAAAATGAG TTTGGTGAAGTTGATATTGATAGTTCATTAGTAGCCAGTCATTCATCATCTAACGAGGATATTATTATGGTAAATAATGGTTGTCTCTGCTGTACTGTACGTGGGGATCTTGTCAAAATGCTTGTGGAGTTGGTTAGGAAGAAGCGAGACAAATTCGACCACATTGTGATAGAAACAACAG GTCTTGCAAAACCTGGTCCTGTTATTGAAACATTTTGTAGTGATGAGCTGCTTTCACAGAATGTAAAACTCGATGGAGTCGTTACTCTAGTTGACTCTGTGAATGCCATGAAACATTTGAATGAAGTAAAACCAAGGTTTGTGGTGAACGAGGCTGTGGAACAAATTGCTTATGCAGATCGTATTATCTTGAACAAG ATAGATTTGGCGAGTGATGCTGATGTGGAGGAAGTGACAAGGAGGATTAAG CATATCAATGGAATGGCACAAATTAAACTTGCTAAATATGGTGTAGTTGACATGGACTTTGTTCTCGGGGTGGGAGGTTATGATCTTGACAG AATTGAATCTGAAATCAAACCAGATGATTCTCATTGTTCTCATCAACATGAACATGGACACG aacatcatcatcatcacaatCATCACATTCATGACTCTGCTGTTTCCAGTGTCAGTATTGTTTCCGAGGGAACCTTAGATCTTGATTAT TTTGATGACTGGCTTGAACGACTGGTAGAAGAGAAAGGCGATGACCTCTACCGAATGAAAGGAATATTATCAGTGACCGACTCTGAGCAACGTTATGTTTTCCAG GCGGTGCATTCTATTTTCGATGGCTGCCCAGGGAAGGATTGGGAGCCAGACGAGAAAAGGATAAACAAACTCGTCTTCATAGGAAAGAATTTGGATGAAGCTGCGCTGAGAAAAGGTTTCAAAGGCTGTCTAGTGTAA
- the LOC140985376 gene encoding uncharacterized protein isoform X1 has protein sequence MATALTCLLYKTTSRTFSRSLFQCRFKHSLVTALHSLLHLESYSRSGVNFRGRNFSTDASELITQDLNSSVAAALNLDSRIPATIITGFLGSGKTTLLNHILTSQHGKRIAVIENEFGEVDIDSSLVASHSSSNEDIIMVNNGCLCCTVRGDLVKMLVELVRKKRDKFDHIVIETTGLAKPGPVIETFCSDELLSQNVKLDGVVTLVDSVNAMKHLNEVKPRFVVNEAVEQIAYADRIILNKIDLASDADVEEVTRRIKHINGMAQIKLAKYGVVDMDFVLGVGGYDLDRIESEIKPDDSHCSHQHEHGHGEHHHHHNHHIHDSAVSSVSIVSEGTLDLDYFDDWLERLVEEKGDDLYRMKGILSVTDSEQRYVFQAVHSIFDGCPGKDWEPDEKRINKLVFIGKNLDEAALRKGFKGCLV, from the exons ATGGCTACTGCTCTTACATGTTTGCTCTACAAAACGACGTCCCGAACCTTCTCCCGCTCCCTATTCCAATGTCGTTTTAAGCATTCTTTGGTAACGGCTCTCCATTCTCTTCTTCACCTGGAATCCTACTCCCGATCTGGAGTAAATTTCCGTGGAAGAAACTTCTCCACCGATGCGTCTGAGCTCATCACCCAAGATCTGAATTCATCTGTCGCTGCTGCGTTGAATCTCGATAGTCGAATTCCTGCCACCATAATCACCGGTTTTCTGGGCTCTGGAAAG ACTACCCTTTTGAATCATATATTGACGTCTCAGCATGGTAAGCGGATTGCGGTGATTGAAAATGAG TTTGGTGAAGTTGATATTGATAGTTCATTAGTAGCCAGTCATTCATCATCTAACGAGGATATTATTATGGTAAATAATGGTTGTCTCTGCTGTACTGTACGTGGGGATCTTGTCAAAATGCTTGTGGAGTTGGTTAGGAAGAAGCGAGACAAATTCGACCACATTGTGATAGAAACAACAG GTCTTGCAAAACCTGGTCCTGTTATTGAAACATTTTGTAGTGATGAGCTGCTTTCACAGAATGTAAAACTCGATGGAGTCGTTACTCTAGTTGACTCTGTGAATGCCATGAAACATTTGAATGAAGTAAAACCAAGGTTTGTGGTGAACGAGGCTGTGGAACAAATTGCTTATGCAGATCGTATTATCTTGAACAAG ATAGATTTGGCGAGTGATGCTGATGTGGAGGAAGTGACAAGGAGGATTAAG CATATCAATGGAATGGCACAAATTAAACTTGCTAAATATGGTGTAGTTGACATGGACTTTGTTCTCGGGGTGGGAGGTTATGATCTTGACAG AATTGAATCTGAAATCAAACCAGATGATTCTCATTGTTCTCATCAACATGAACATGGACACGGTG aacatcatcatcatcacaatCATCACATTCATGACTCTGCTGTTTCCAGTGTCAGTATTGTTTCCGAGGGAACCTTAGATCTTGATTAT TTTGATGACTGGCTTGAACGACTGGTAGAAGAGAAAGGCGATGACCTCTACCGAATGAAAGGAATATTATCAGTGACCGACTCTGAGCAACGTTATGTTTTCCAG GCGGTGCATTCTATTTTCGATGGCTGCCCAGGGAAGGATTGGGAGCCAGACGAGAAAAGGATAAACAAACTCGTCTTCATAGGAAAGAATTTGGATGAAGCTGCGCTGAGAAAAGGTTTCAAAGGCTGTCTAGTGTAA